A genomic window from Brassica oleracea var. oleracea cultivar TO1000 chromosome C8, BOL, whole genome shotgun sequence includes:
- the LOC106309821 gene encoding uncharacterized protein LOC106309821 — protein MEGENLIKDRGFVAAPLTFFVVVIFQLLSKRLDQLKKKGSKNTREAELRSEIKQLLREATGLSQPATFAQAAKLRRSAAAKEKELAQYLEQQNKEINLSYDMYGKVLLASKVLVYVILVLWFWRTPIAIIAKQLVQPFGNLLSWGTGGHLTGHVMVGIIPWLILSTRVSKYVCRFVEF, from the exons ATGGAAGGAGAAAATCTGATTAAAGATCGCGGCTTTGTGGCCGCTCCTCTGACGTTCTTCGTCGTCGTCATCTTCCAGTTGCTATCAAAGAGGCTAGACCAGTTGAAGAAG AAAGGGTCGAAGAACACGAGGGAAGCAGAGCTTAGATCTGAGATTAAGCAGCTTTTGAGAGAGGCCACTGGATTGTCTCA GCCTGCCACGTTTGCTCAAGCGGCTAAACTTAGGAGGTCTGCAGCTGCTAAAGAGAAAGAACTTGCACAAT ATTTGGAGCAGCAGAATAAAGAAATTAATCTGTCATACGATATGTATGGAAAGGTTCTGCTTGCTTCAAAG GTTTTGGTATATGTAATCTTGGTACTTTGGTTCTGGAGGACTCCAATTGCCATTATTGCTAAGCAGCTTGTTCAACCCTTTG GGAATTTGCTATCTTGGGGGACAGGAGGTCACTTGACAGGCCATGTGATG GTTGGGATCATACCGTGGCTGATACTCTCAACCAGAGTGAGCAAATATGTGTGTAGGTTCGTGGAGTTCTAA
- the LOC106310467 gene encoding uncharacterized protein LOC106310467 codes for MSSVARDRKEQMVIQSSIVLLQERFRQLQRTRELRAERELLNPKANHQDNNILQYYTQPASFDFFQFLPLNSQTSSSQQLLSLSLCPISTSDSTEKPSFYHHWPNKDDKKKVVGTDRYDDVDTSLRL; via the coding sequence ATGAGTTCAGTAGCAAGAGACCGAAAGGAACAAATGGTAATCCAGTCTTCAATCGTGTTGCTTCAAGAAAGATTCAGACAACTTCAGAGAACGCGAGAGTTAAGAGCTGAGCGAGAGCTCCTTAACCCTAAAGCTAACCACCAAGACAACAATATCTTACAATATTACACCCAACCCGCGAGTTTTGATTTCTTCCAGTTTCTACCTCTAAACTCTCAAACATCCTCGTCACAGCAGCTCCTCTCCCTCTCCTTATGCCCTATCTCCACCTCTGATTCCACTGAAAAGCCTAGCTTTTATCATCACTGGCCAAATAAAGACGACAAGAAGAAGGTGGTTGGGACTGATCGATACGACGATGTTGATACGTCTCTGCGTCTCTAA